The Quercus robur chromosome 3, dhQueRobu3.1, whole genome shotgun sequence DNA segment ATCTGCCTCCAATTGCTGACACAAGGAAAATGGCATCTCAAATTTCCAAATCTACCAAAGCGCCTTTCTTCTTAGATTATATGAAAGGTTGGATTGCATTTCTCTTCAGTTATGTTGCTTAAAGATCGTCTTTTTTGTGCTTGCATGTAGGTATCCTAAGCATGGTGAGAGCTCAAACTAGTCACCCTTTGGACCCTTTATCTGCTGCTGAAATCTCTGTGGCAGTGGCAACTGTCCGGGCAGCTGGAGCAACCCCCGAGGTTAgttgcattattattattgttaaacCTGAATTATGATTTGGATCATTAAATAATAAGGGAGTtcattttacttgttttttgtgGTGCTTGAATAAGTGATACGGTTTCTTGCCTTTTGTAGGTTAGGGATAGCATGCGCTTTGTTGAAGTTGCTTTGGTGGAACCAGCAAAGAGTGTTGTTGCGTTGGCAGATGCATATTTTTTCCCTCCTTTCCAGCCATCATTACTTCCCAAAGCAAAAGGCGGACCTGTAATTCCTAGTAAGCTTCCTCCAAGGCAAGCAAGACTAGTTGTGTATAACAAAAAGTCGAATGAGACAAGTGTGTGGATCGTTGAACTATCGGAAGTTCATGCAGCAACTCGAGGTGGTCACCATAGGGGCAAAGTTATTTTGTCCAATGTTGTTCCAGATGTTCAGCCTCCCATGGTATATTATCTGCTGTTGGTTTCCTTGAAATTAAGCTGAAAATCTCTTATTAGTTTATAAGATTTTAGCATATGTTTCAAATgctaattaataataatatcatttgCAATGCATTCTTgtcttacaaaaaatttgaataacCCATTGGAATTTAAATAGTATTTGAAGTTAGATCAATCATCTTGATTGGGCCATTGAACAAATTTGGATACATCAATACCAAGggtaaattttgtttgaaatgaGTATTAATCATCATAAAAGAccttattttttagttataaataCCATGTGTTATAGATACTTAAATTATTTGGTTGGATTTGTAGTGGGGCTCTCATGTGAATTTACACtgaaaattttctatcttgAGAAACTACTAACTGCGCATTTTGAAATGGTTCTGATTTTAAGAGAAAGAAGCTGAAGTAAATTCGTACAACCATGCTACAATATAGAATTCCTATTTTTATCCATTCACTGAGGGAGTTTTATGAACACCTCAGCAACCTTCCCATCgtaagattttttattctttcattgaTTTTGTAAAAAGATGATCTTTTGATTGATGATCAGCTATCTCTTATAGTAATCATTTGATAGCATACTTTAACCTTGCAATTCCTCCCCACTAAGCATCAGCCTAGTTCTGTACTAATTGCTTCTGTAACTGTTCGTCCAACACTGATGTTCTTCTTGGTTGATTCTATTGTTACAGGATGCTGTTGAATATGCTGAATGTGAAGCTGTTGTAAAAGACTTTCCTCCATTTAGGGAGGCAATGAAAAGAAGGGGCATTGAGGATATGGATCTTGTGATGGTCGATGCCTGGTTAGTTACAGCATTGAGATTCTTTTATGTGAATATTATGTGAGAACATGTTTTAATAGATATATGTTACTTTGACTATGTTTTTAATGAATTGCACTCTTTTTAACTCTTTGGTGTGCTAACTTTTTTACAGGTGTGTTGGATATCACAGTGATGCTGATGCTCCTAGCCGCAGACTTGCTAAACCGCTAATCTTCTGTAGAACTGAGAGCGACTGCCCTATGGAAAATGGTTATGCTCGCCCAGTTGAAGGAATCCATGTACTAGTTGATATGCAAAATATGGTGCTTATTGAGTTTGAAGATCGTAAACTTGTTCCCTTACCACCTGCTGACCCATTAAGAAATTACACTCCTGGAGAAACACGAGGGGGTGTTGATCGAAGTGATGTGAAACCCTTACAAATTATTCAGCCTGAGGGTCCAAGTTTTCGTGCTAATGGGAACTTTGTTCAATGGCAAAAGGTGCTTGTTTGCCAAACTACATCAATGATTACTTTTAAGTTTAACAAGTTGTATTgcttatcattttatttttatttctggtTGGCAGTGGAATTTTCGTGTCGGTTTCACTCCCAGGGAGGGTTTGATAATTTATTCTGTTGCATATATTGATGGTAGTAGAGGTCGGAGACCTGTGGCCCACAGGTTAAGCTTTGTTGAGATGGTGGTCCCTTATGGAGATCCAAATGAACCACATTACAGGAAGAATGCATTTGATGCAGGGGAAGATGGGCTTGGGAAAAATGCACATTCACTTAAGAAGGTCAGGATACTTGTCTTCTCCCTgcttattttgtctttttcctTGCAGGATTGTCTACTACTTTcactttgttttaattttaaagtatTTATGTTTGACATAATTCTAGCATTGCAGGGTTGTGACTGTTTAGGGTATGTCAAGTACTTCGATGCACACTTCACAAATTTTAATGGGGGTGTTGATACAATTGAGAATTGTGTATGCTTGCATGAAGAGGATCATGGGCTTCTGTGGAAACATCATGATTGGAGAACTGGTTTAGCAGAAGTTCGACGATCGAGAAGGCTGACAGTGTCTTTTATATGCACTGTGGCTAACTATGAGTATGGATTCTTCTGGCATTTTTATCAGGCAAGTTAGTGTAAACCTGAATTCAATTTGATTGCTCGCCAGAATCACTCACATTGTCATGGTAAATTCAGcatttttcctt contains these protein-coding regions:
- the LOC126718418 gene encoding amine oxidase [copper-containing] zeta, peroxisomal isoform X1, yielding MATTQEKTTPCCLQNDTTTTTTTTTTARSSLPPPPQPLRKPTKDWPDPSQDPTRKSSSVPTMVPAFDTLTDPAPTNTASAPSKGILSMVRAQTSHPLDPLSAAEISVAVATVRAAGATPEVRDSMRFVEVALVEPAKSVVALADAYFFPPFQPSLLPKAKGGPVIPSKLPPRQARLVVYNKKSNETSVWIVELSEVHAATRGGHHRGKVILSNVVPDVQPPMDAVEYAECEAVVKDFPPFREAMKRRGIEDMDLVMVDAWCVGYHSDADAPSRRLAKPLIFCRTESDCPMENGYARPVEGIHVLVDMQNMVLIEFEDRKLVPLPPADPLRNYTPGETRGGVDRSDVKPLQIIQPEGPSFRANGNFVQWQKWNFRVGFTPREGLIIYSVAYIDGSRGRRPVAHRLSFVEMVVPYGDPNEPHYRKNAFDAGEDGLGKNAHSLKKGCDCLGYVKYFDAHFTNFNGGVDTIENCVCLHEEDHGLLWKHHDWRTGLAEVRRSRRLTVSFICTVANYEYGFFWHFYQDGKIEAEVKLTGILSLGALQQGEARKYGTTIAPGLYAPVHQHFFVARMDMAVDCKPGEAFNQVVEVNLKVEEPGKDNVHNNAFYAEEELLRSEMQAMRDCNPLSARHWIIRNTRNVNRTGQLTGYKLVPGSNCLPLAGSEAKFLRRATFLKHNLWVTPYARDEKYPGGEFPNQNPRVGEGLATWVNQNRSLEEADIVLWYVFGMTHIPRLEDWPVMPVERLGFMLMPHGFFNCSPAVDVPPNTSDVEIKDNGMAVKPIQNELLAKL
- the LOC126718418 gene encoding amine oxidase [copper-containing] zeta, peroxisomal isoform X2 — encoded protein: MVRAQTSHPLDPLSAAEISVAVATVRAAGATPEVRDSMRFVEVALVEPAKSVVALADAYFFPPFQPSLLPKAKGGPVIPSKLPPRQARLVVYNKKSNETSVWIVELSEVHAATRGGHHRGKVILSNVVPDVQPPMDAVEYAECEAVVKDFPPFREAMKRRGIEDMDLVMVDAWCVGYHSDADAPSRRLAKPLIFCRTESDCPMENGYARPVEGIHVLVDMQNMVLIEFEDRKLVPLPPADPLRNYTPGETRGGVDRSDVKPLQIIQPEGPSFRANGNFVQWQKWNFRVGFTPREGLIIYSVAYIDGSRGRRPVAHRLSFVEMVVPYGDPNEPHYRKNAFDAGEDGLGKNAHSLKKGCDCLGYVKYFDAHFTNFNGGVDTIENCVCLHEEDHGLLWKHHDWRTGLAEVRRSRRLTVSFICTVANYEYGFFWHFYQDGKIEAEVKLTGILSLGALQQGEARKYGTTIAPGLYAPVHQHFFVARMDMAVDCKPGEAFNQVVEVNLKVEEPGKDNVHNNAFYAEEELLRSEMQAMRDCNPLSARHWIIRNTRNVNRTGQLTGYKLVPGSNCLPLAGSEAKFLRRATFLKHNLWVTPYARDEKYPGGEFPNQNPRVGEGLATWVNQNRSLEEADIVLWYVFGMTHIPRLEDWPVMPVERLGFMLMPHGFFNCSPAVDVPPNTSDVEIKDNGMAVKPIQNELLAKL